The following are encoded together in the Cicer arietinum cultivar CDC Frontier isolate Library 1 chromosome 2, Cicar.CDCFrontier_v2.0, whole genome shotgun sequence genome:
- the LOC101498341 gene encoding uncharacterized protein isoform X3, with amino-acid sequence MAPKRRQHKKKVGNMRMDAALDAMRQLGFEEKLVRGTIKELLDVYEGTQGWPFIEEGSYKLLIETILCKQQTCVQKMGGVGETSSAATSTTGITEVGSSVLVAQDSVLHGTHDLDSASQTNDHHDYVPIANLEVETNIKVTNVSTERCEDGRDIGMESKNEQKPMDNVKESNYKTFVSNVETNVMKSSMIESSKRSEKLPSNRRRRYHGWISSDDNNVDFLYFPRPPLPEHIEKLIGKSEATQIPRRKSRWDEKPDVCEC; translated from the exons ATGGCGCCCAAAAGAAGGCAACACAAAAAG AAGGTTGGCAACATGAGAATGGATGCTGCTTTGGATGCAATGAGACAACTTGGATTTGAAGAAAAACTTGTTCGAGGAACGATTAAGGAGCTTCTTGAT GTTTATGAAGGAACTCAAGGATGGCCCTTTATTGAAGAGGGATCTTACAAACTTCTAATTGAAACTATACTTTGCAAGCAACAAACTTGTGTTCAAAAAATG GGTGGTGTTGGTGAGACATCATCAGCTGCTACTTCCACAACTGGGATAACTGAAGTTGGCTCCTCTGTTCTCGTGGCTCAGGACTCTGTATTGCATGGTACCCATGATTTGGACTCTGCATCTCAAACCAATGATCATCATGATTATGTTCCAATTGCCAATCTAGAAGTAGAAACTA ATATTAAGGTTACAAATGTGTCAACTGAGAGATGTGAAGATGGACGAGACATTGGCATGGAGTCTAAAAATGAGCAAAAGCCAATGGACAATGTCAAAGAAAGCAATTATAAAACATTTGTGAGCAATGTTGAGACTAATGTTATGAAGAGTTCTATGATTGAATCCTCAAAAAGAAGTGAAAAGCTTCCAAGCAATAGGCGTAGACGTTACCATGGATGGATTAGTAGTGATGATAACAATGTGGACTTTCTATACTTTCCACGTCCACCATTACCTGAACATATAGAGAAGTTGATTGGGAAGAGTGAAGCTACTCAGATACCAAGGCGTAAGAGTAGATGGGACGAAAAACCAGATGTATGTGAATGCTAA
- the LOC101498341 gene encoding uncharacterized protein isoform X1, whose translation MAPKRRQHKKKVGNMRMDAALDAMRQLGFEEKLVRGTIKELLDVYEGTQGWPFIEEGSYKLLIETILCKQQTCVQKMEGYLQGGVGETSSAATSTTGITEVGSSVLVAQDSVLHGTHDLDSASQTNDHHDYVPIANLEVETNIKVTNVSTERCEDGRDIGMESKNEQKPMDNVKESNYKTFVSNVETNVMKSSMIESSKRSEKLPSNRRRRYHGWISSDDNNVDFLYFPRPPLPEHIEKLIGKSEATQIPRRKSRWDEKPDVCEC comes from the exons ATGGCGCCCAAAAGAAGGCAACACAAAAAG AAGGTTGGCAACATGAGAATGGATGCTGCTTTGGATGCAATGAGACAACTTGGATTTGAAGAAAAACTTGTTCGAGGAACGATTAAGGAGCTTCTTGAT GTTTATGAAGGAACTCAAGGATGGCCCTTTATTGAAGAGGGATCTTACAAACTTCTAATTGAAACTATACTTTGCAAGCAACAAACTTGTGTTCAAAAAATG GAGGGTTATTTGCAGGGTGGTGTTGGTGAGACATCATCAGCTGCTACTTCCACAACTGGGATAACTGAAGTTGGCTCCTCTGTTCTCGTGGCTCAGGACTCTGTATTGCATGGTACCCATGATTTGGACTCTGCATCTCAAACCAATGATCATCATGATTATGTTCCAATTGCCAATCTAGAAGTAGAAACTA ATATTAAGGTTACAAATGTGTCAACTGAGAGATGTGAAGATGGACGAGACATTGGCATGGAGTCTAAAAATGAGCAAAAGCCAATGGACAATGTCAAAGAAAGCAATTATAAAACATTTGTGAGCAATGTTGAGACTAATGTTATGAAGAGTTCTATGATTGAATCCTCAAAAAGAAGTGAAAAGCTTCCAAGCAATAGGCGTAGACGTTACCATGGATGGATTAGTAGTGATGATAACAATGTGGACTTTCTATACTTTCCACGTCCACCATTACCTGAACATATAGAGAAGTTGATTGGGAAGAGTGAAGCTACTCAGATACCAAGGCGTAAGAGTAGATGGGACGAAAAACCAGATGTATGTGAATGCTAA
- the LOC101498341 gene encoding uncharacterized protein isoform X4, translating into MAPKRRQHKKKVGNMRMDAALDAMRQLGFEEKLVRGTIKELLDVYEGTQGWPFIEEGSYKLLIETILCKQQTCVQKMEGYLQGGVGETSSAATSTTGITEVGSSVLVAQDSVLHDIKVTNVSTERCEDGRDIGMESKNEQKPMDNVKESNYKTFVSNVETNVMKSSMIESSKRSEKLPSNRRRRYHGWISSDDNNVDFLYFPRPPLPEHIEKLIGKSEATQIPRRKSRWDEKPDVCEC; encoded by the exons ATGGCGCCCAAAAGAAGGCAACACAAAAAG AAGGTTGGCAACATGAGAATGGATGCTGCTTTGGATGCAATGAGACAACTTGGATTTGAAGAAAAACTTGTTCGAGGAACGATTAAGGAGCTTCTTGAT GTTTATGAAGGAACTCAAGGATGGCCCTTTATTGAAGAGGGATCTTACAAACTTCTAATTGAAACTATACTTTGCAAGCAACAAACTTGTGTTCAAAAAATG GAGGGTTATTTGCAGGGTGGTGTTGGTGAGACATCATCAGCTGCTACTTCCACAACTGGGATAACTGAAGTTGGCTCCTCTGTTCTCGTGGCTCAGGACTCTGTATTGCATG ATATTAAGGTTACAAATGTGTCAACTGAGAGATGTGAAGATGGACGAGACATTGGCATGGAGTCTAAAAATGAGCAAAAGCCAATGGACAATGTCAAAGAAAGCAATTATAAAACATTTGTGAGCAATGTTGAGACTAATGTTATGAAGAGTTCTATGATTGAATCCTCAAAAAGAAGTGAAAAGCTTCCAAGCAATAGGCGTAGACGTTACCATGGATGGATTAGTAGTGATGATAACAATGTGGACTTTCTATACTTTCCACGTCCACCATTACCTGAACATATAGAGAAGTTGATTGGGAAGAGTGAAGCTACTCAGATACCAAGGCGTAAGAGTAGATGGGACGAAAAACCAGATGTATGTGAATGCTAA
- the LOC101498341 gene encoding uncharacterized protein isoform X2, with product MAPKRRQHKKVGNMRMDAALDAMRQLGFEEKLVRGTIKELLDVYEGTQGWPFIEEGSYKLLIETILCKQQTCVQKMEGYLQGGVGETSSAATSTTGITEVGSSVLVAQDSVLHGTHDLDSASQTNDHHDYVPIANLEVETNIKVTNVSTERCEDGRDIGMESKNEQKPMDNVKESNYKTFVSNVETNVMKSSMIESSKRSEKLPSNRRRRYHGWISSDDNNVDFLYFPRPPLPEHIEKLIGKSEATQIPRRKSRWDEKPDVCEC from the exons ATGGCGCCCAAAAGAAGGCAACACAAAAAG GTTGGCAACATGAGAATGGATGCTGCTTTGGATGCAATGAGACAACTTGGATTTGAAGAAAAACTTGTTCGAGGAACGATTAAGGAGCTTCTTGAT GTTTATGAAGGAACTCAAGGATGGCCCTTTATTGAAGAGGGATCTTACAAACTTCTAATTGAAACTATACTTTGCAAGCAACAAACTTGTGTTCAAAAAATG GAGGGTTATTTGCAGGGTGGTGTTGGTGAGACATCATCAGCTGCTACTTCCACAACTGGGATAACTGAAGTTGGCTCCTCTGTTCTCGTGGCTCAGGACTCTGTATTGCATGGTACCCATGATTTGGACTCTGCATCTCAAACCAATGATCATCATGATTATGTTCCAATTGCCAATCTAGAAGTAGAAACTA ATATTAAGGTTACAAATGTGTCAACTGAGAGATGTGAAGATGGACGAGACATTGGCATGGAGTCTAAAAATGAGCAAAAGCCAATGGACAATGTCAAAGAAAGCAATTATAAAACATTTGTGAGCAATGTTGAGACTAATGTTATGAAGAGTTCTATGATTGAATCCTCAAAAAGAAGTGAAAAGCTTCCAAGCAATAGGCGTAGACGTTACCATGGATGGATTAGTAGTGATGATAACAATGTGGACTTTCTATACTTTCCACGTCCACCATTACCTGAACATATAGAGAAGTTGATTGGGAAGAGTGAAGCTACTCAGATACCAAGGCGTAAGAGTAGATGGGACGAAAAACCAGATGTATGTGAATGCTAA
- the LOC101498341 gene encoding uncharacterized protein isoform X5 yields the protein MAPKRRQHKKKVGNMRMDAALDAMRQLGFEEKLVRGTIKELLDVYEGTQGWPFIEEGSYKLLIETILCKQQTCVQKMGGVGETSSAATSTTGITEVGSSVLVAQDSVLHDIKVTNVSTERCEDGRDIGMESKNEQKPMDNVKESNYKTFVSNVETNVMKSSMIESSKRSEKLPSNRRRRYHGWISSDDNNVDFLYFPRPPLPEHIEKLIGKSEATQIPRRKSRWDEKPDVCEC from the exons ATGGCGCCCAAAAGAAGGCAACACAAAAAG AAGGTTGGCAACATGAGAATGGATGCTGCTTTGGATGCAATGAGACAACTTGGATTTGAAGAAAAACTTGTTCGAGGAACGATTAAGGAGCTTCTTGAT GTTTATGAAGGAACTCAAGGATGGCCCTTTATTGAAGAGGGATCTTACAAACTTCTAATTGAAACTATACTTTGCAAGCAACAAACTTGTGTTCAAAAAATG GGTGGTGTTGGTGAGACATCATCAGCTGCTACTTCCACAACTGGGATAACTGAAGTTGGCTCCTCTGTTCTCGTGGCTCAGGACTCTGTATTGCATG ATATTAAGGTTACAAATGTGTCAACTGAGAGATGTGAAGATGGACGAGACATTGGCATGGAGTCTAAAAATGAGCAAAAGCCAATGGACAATGTCAAAGAAAGCAATTATAAAACATTTGTGAGCAATGTTGAGACTAATGTTATGAAGAGTTCTATGATTGAATCCTCAAAAAGAAGTGAAAAGCTTCCAAGCAATAGGCGTAGACGTTACCATGGATGGATTAGTAGTGATGATAACAATGTGGACTTTCTATACTTTCCACGTCCACCATTACCTGAACATATAGAGAAGTTGATTGGGAAGAGTGAAGCTACTCAGATACCAAGGCGTAAGAGTAGATGGGACGAAAAACCAGATGTATGTGAATGCTAA
- the LOC101500172 gene encoding probable zinc metalloprotease EGY2, chloroplastic isoform X1, producing the protein MILSLPSPSTFPANFVLPLSRCTSCFQFDLPFQPSNRFTSFKWIRNARSTGRRRIACSMSEPNGDNEERYDVSEPNGDNEEEKEAHKNGETQSLEDSFEQSNPPTVDAEQLNKFSDENTDQTDVQNTDNIEVTSGSPLPGVKLQQLGDVIKLPKETIDILKNQVFGFDTFFVTSQDPYEGGVLFKGNLRGKASKSYDKISKRLQDKFGDTYRLFLLVNPEDDKPVAVVVPRTTLQPETTAVPEWFAAGSFGLVTVFTLLLRNVPTLQSDLLSTVDNLNLLKDGLPGALVTALILGVHELGHFLVAQNTGVKLGVPYFVPSWQIGSFGSITRIRSIVSNREDLLKVAAAGPIAGFTVGLVLLLLGFVIPPSDGIGVVVDASVFHESFLAGGIAKLLLGNVLKEGAPISVNPLVIWAWAGLLINAINSIPAGELDGGRISFAIWGRKASSRFTGFSIVLLGLSSLLNDVAFYWVALIFFLQRGPIAPLSEEITDPDDKYVALGVTVLLLGLLVCLPYPFPFIDETLASF; encoded by the exons ATGATTCTCTCACTACCATCACCTTCTACTTTTCCCGCTAACTTCGTCCTTCCTCTCTCACGCTGCACTTCTTGCTTTCAATTCGACCTTCCTTTTCAACCTTCCAACCGTTTCACTTCTTTTAAGTGGATTCGTAATGCAAG ATCAACCGGGAGAAGAAGGATTGCTTGTAGTATGTCTGAGCCTAACGGTGATAACGAGGAG CGTTATGATGTGTCTGAGCCTAACGGTGATAACGAGGAG GAGAAAGAAGCACATAAAAATGGAGAAACACAATCTTTGGAGGATTCCTTTGAGCAAAGTAACCCTCCGACTGTAGATGCAGAACAACTAAACAAGTTTAGTGATGAAAATACGGATCAAACTGATGTGCAG AATACAGATAACATAGAAGTTACCAGTGGATCACCTCTGCCAGGTGTGAAG CTTCAGCAACTGGGTGATGTAATAAAACTTCCGAAGGAAACAATCGATATCCTTAAAAATCAAGTGTTTGGCTTTGATACTTTTTTTGTAACAAGCCAAGATCCTTATGAG GGTGGAGTGTTGTTCAAGGGAAATCTGCGAGGGAAAGCTTCTAAAAGTTATGATAAAATATCAAAGAGATTGCAA GATAAATTTGGAGATACATACAGGCTTTTCCTTCTAGTCAATCCTGAGGACGATAAGCCGGTGGCAGTGGTCGTTCCAAGAACTACCTTACAACCGGAGACAACTG CTGTACCTGAGTGGTTTGCTGCTGGATCTTTTGGACTGGTCACAGTGTTTACATTACTACTTCGCAATGTTCCCACTTTACAATCCGATTTATT ATCAACTGTTGATAATCTGAACTTGTTAAAGGATGGCCTACCTGGAGCCCTTGTTACTGCACTTATTCTGGGGGTACATGAACTTGGTCACTTCCTAGTTGCCCAAAACACTGGAGTTAAGCTTGGGGTCCCGTACTTTGTTCCTAGTTGGCAG ATAGGCTCTTTTGGTTCCATTACAAGGATAAGAAGCATAGTATCTAATCGTGAAGATTTGCTCAAAGTTGCAGCTGCTGGACCAATAGCTGGCTTTACAGTTGGTCTCGTGCTTCTACTTCTAGGTTTTGTTATACCTCCAAGTGACGGTAttggtgttgttgttgatgCTTCTGTGTTTCACGAATCATTTCTTGCTGGCGGCATTG CAAAGCTGCTTCTTGGTAACGTTCTGAAGGAAGGAGCTCCAATTTCTGTCAACCCTCTTGTGATTTGGGCTTGGGCAGGACTCCTTATCAATGCCATCAACAGTATTCCTGCCGGAGAGCTCGATGGAGGGAGAATTTCTTTTGCCATATGGGGTAGAAAG GCTTCAAGTCGCTTCACAGGATTTTCAATTGTGTTGCTTGGACTCTCATCACTGCTCAATGATGTAGCTTTCTACTGGGTAGCTCTTATATTTTTCTTGCAAAGAGGTCCAATTGCTCCTCTATCCGAAGAAATAACTGATCCTGATGATAAATATGTTGCTCTTGGAGTAACAGTTTTGCTCTTAGGCTTGTTAGTCTGCTTGCCATATCCTTTTCCCTTTATAGACGAAACCCTCGCAAGTTTCTAG
- the LOC101500172 gene encoding probable zinc metalloprotease EGY2, chloroplastic isoform X2 produces the protein MILSLPSPSTFPANFVLPLSRCTSCFQFDLPFQPSNRFTSFKWIRNARSTGRRRIACSMSEPNGDNEEEKEAHKNGETQSLEDSFEQSNPPTVDAEQLNKFSDENTDQTDVQNTDNIEVTSGSPLPGVKLQQLGDVIKLPKETIDILKNQVFGFDTFFVTSQDPYEGGVLFKGNLRGKASKSYDKISKRLQDKFGDTYRLFLLVNPEDDKPVAVVVPRTTLQPETTAVPEWFAAGSFGLVTVFTLLLRNVPTLQSDLLSTVDNLNLLKDGLPGALVTALILGVHELGHFLVAQNTGVKLGVPYFVPSWQIGSFGSITRIRSIVSNREDLLKVAAAGPIAGFTVGLVLLLLGFVIPPSDGIGVVVDASVFHESFLAGGIAKLLLGNVLKEGAPISVNPLVIWAWAGLLINAINSIPAGELDGGRISFAIWGRKASSRFTGFSIVLLGLSSLLNDVAFYWVALIFFLQRGPIAPLSEEITDPDDKYVALGVTVLLLGLLVCLPYPFPFIDETLASF, from the exons ATGATTCTCTCACTACCATCACCTTCTACTTTTCCCGCTAACTTCGTCCTTCCTCTCTCACGCTGCACTTCTTGCTTTCAATTCGACCTTCCTTTTCAACCTTCCAACCGTTTCACTTCTTTTAAGTGGATTCGTAATGCAAG ATCAACCGGGAGAAGAAGGATTGCTTGTAGTATGTCTGAGCCTAACGGTGATAACGAGGAG GAGAAAGAAGCACATAAAAATGGAGAAACACAATCTTTGGAGGATTCCTTTGAGCAAAGTAACCCTCCGACTGTAGATGCAGAACAACTAAACAAGTTTAGTGATGAAAATACGGATCAAACTGATGTGCAG AATACAGATAACATAGAAGTTACCAGTGGATCACCTCTGCCAGGTGTGAAG CTTCAGCAACTGGGTGATGTAATAAAACTTCCGAAGGAAACAATCGATATCCTTAAAAATCAAGTGTTTGGCTTTGATACTTTTTTTGTAACAAGCCAAGATCCTTATGAG GGTGGAGTGTTGTTCAAGGGAAATCTGCGAGGGAAAGCTTCTAAAAGTTATGATAAAATATCAAAGAGATTGCAA GATAAATTTGGAGATACATACAGGCTTTTCCTTCTAGTCAATCCTGAGGACGATAAGCCGGTGGCAGTGGTCGTTCCAAGAACTACCTTACAACCGGAGACAACTG CTGTACCTGAGTGGTTTGCTGCTGGATCTTTTGGACTGGTCACAGTGTTTACATTACTACTTCGCAATGTTCCCACTTTACAATCCGATTTATT ATCAACTGTTGATAATCTGAACTTGTTAAAGGATGGCCTACCTGGAGCCCTTGTTACTGCACTTATTCTGGGGGTACATGAACTTGGTCACTTCCTAGTTGCCCAAAACACTGGAGTTAAGCTTGGGGTCCCGTACTTTGTTCCTAGTTGGCAG ATAGGCTCTTTTGGTTCCATTACAAGGATAAGAAGCATAGTATCTAATCGTGAAGATTTGCTCAAAGTTGCAGCTGCTGGACCAATAGCTGGCTTTACAGTTGGTCTCGTGCTTCTACTTCTAGGTTTTGTTATACCTCCAAGTGACGGTAttggtgttgttgttgatgCTTCTGTGTTTCACGAATCATTTCTTGCTGGCGGCATTG CAAAGCTGCTTCTTGGTAACGTTCTGAAGGAAGGAGCTCCAATTTCTGTCAACCCTCTTGTGATTTGGGCTTGGGCAGGACTCCTTATCAATGCCATCAACAGTATTCCTGCCGGAGAGCTCGATGGAGGGAGAATTTCTTTTGCCATATGGGGTAGAAAG GCTTCAAGTCGCTTCACAGGATTTTCAATTGTGTTGCTTGGACTCTCATCACTGCTCAATGATGTAGCTTTCTACTGGGTAGCTCTTATATTTTTCTTGCAAAGAGGTCCAATTGCTCCTCTATCCGAAGAAATAACTGATCCTGATGATAAATATGTTGCTCTTGGAGTAACAGTTTTGCTCTTAGGCTTGTTAGTCTGCTTGCCATATCCTTTTCCCTTTATAGACGAAACCCTCGCAAGTTTCTAG